A section of the Bombus huntii isolate Logan2020A chromosome 5, iyBomHunt1.1, whole genome shotgun sequence genome encodes:
- the LOC126865396 gene encoding xaa-Pro dipeptidase isoform X2, producing MFVMLNSNFYNNILPNFKVILKAISFCACAKKDARNGLESCFQRGNLTLKVPMSLFENNRKRLVERINSNTKVPTTGTFIILEGGVEIPFNDTDICWPFRQESFFQWCFAVEEPGCYGALDLATGTSILFMPRLPPEYAIWEGKLHSLDDFKKRYAVDETYYTDEIAKVLKSKQANLLLTLNGQNSDSGLQAKEATFDGISQFKVDNKILYPEICECRVIKSPQEIKVLEYVIKVSSDAHKSIMQMVKPGFAEFQAEAAFMHYVYSIGGCRHVSYTCICGSGHNASILHYGHAGAPNNKVINNGDMCLFDMGGNYCGYAADITCSFPVNGKFTEDQKMIYNAVLAARDAVMDAAKPNVLWTDMHLLANKTMLISLKTGGLLVGDVDEMMKAGLHEVFQPHGLGHLMGLDVHDVGGYLPGHPERSSAPGLRKLRTSRVLLAGMVLTIEPGCYFIDCLLDAALKNPNQSKFIVAEELKRFRGWGGVRIEDDVLITETGVRNLTDVPRTVEEIEEWMAARKE from the exons ATGTTTGTAATgttaaattctaatttttacaACAATATTTTGCCAAACTTTAAGGTTATATTAAAGGCAATTTCCTTCTGCGCATGCGCGAAGAAGGATGCTAG GAATGGATTAGAATCATGCTTTCAAAGGGGAAATCTTACTTTAAAAGTACCTATGTCCCTTTTTGAAAACAATCGGAAAAGATTAGTCGAACGCATTAACTCAAATACAAAAGTACCAACTACAGGCACTTTTATTATTCTCGAAGGAGGAGTTGAGATTCCGTTTAATGATACTGATATATGCTGGCCATTCAGACAG GAGTCATTTTTTCAATGGTGTTTCGCTGTTGAAGAGCCAGGATGTTATGGTGCCCTTGATTTAGCAACAGGAACGTCCATTTTATTTATGCCACGATTACCGCCTGAATATGCAATTTGGGAAGGAAAATTACATAGTTTGGATGATTTTAAAAAACGATATGCAGTAGACGAAACTTATTATACCGATGAGATAGCTAAAGTTTTGAAATCAAAACAAGCAAATCTTCTTCTCACTTTA AATGGTCAAAATAGTGATAGTGGCTTGCAAGCAAAAGAGGCAACTTTTGATGGCATTAGTCA GTTCAAAGTtgacaataaaattttatatcctGAAATATGTGAATG TCGAGTCATAAAATCTCCACAAGAAATTAAGGTACTGGAATATGTGATTAAAGTTAGCTCAGATGCTCACAAATCTATTATGCAAATGGTGAAACCAGGATTTGCAGAATTTCAAGCAGAAGCAGCTTTTATGCATTATGTATACTCCATAGGAGGTTGTAGGCATGTGTCTTATACTTGTATTTGTGGATCTGGACATAATGCATCTATATTACATTATGGACATGCTGGTGCTCCcaataataaagttataaataaTGGTGATATGTG CCTTTTTGACATGGGTGGAAACTACTGTGGATATGCAGCTGATATTACATGTAGTTTTCCagttaatggaaaatttaCAGAAGACCAAAAAATGATCTATAATGCAGTGTTGGCTGCTCGTGATGCAGTGATGGATGCTGCAAAGCCTAATGTTCTTTGGACAGATATGCATCTTTTAGCAAATAAAACtatgttaatttcattaaaaaccGGTGGTTTATTAGTAGGCGATGTTGATGAAATGATGAAAGCAGGATTGCACGAAGTTTTTCAGCCTCATGGGCTTGGACACCTTATGGGATTAGATGTTCATGATGTTGGTGGATATCTTCCAGGACATCCTGAACGTTCATCAGCTCCAGGCTTAAGAAAATTGAGAACCAGTCGTGTTTTACTAGCTGGTATGGTTTTGACAATCGAGCCAGGTTGCTATTTTATTGATTGC TTATTAGATGCAGCACTGAAAAATCCAAATCAATCAAAATTCATCGTTGCTGAAGAATTGAAAAGATTCCGTGGTTGGGGTGGAGTTAGAATCGAAGATGATGTTCTTATAACGGAAACAGGCGTAAGAAATTTAACGGATGTGCCACGCAC CGTGGAAGAAATAGAAGAATGGATGGCCGCTAGAAAAGAATGA
- the LOC126865396 gene encoding FAST kinase domain-containing protein 3, mitochondrial isoform X1, translated as MMILAGHVWTKFLMRMSMQSSAWITKFIIRSYESNSGKYAEQQSLTQTSILVEEGLEIQEVPLIVRKIKNIETICNNKDQNSISIIDNCYKVPDISKKNEPFTFKVKSNASSKSNTNVKNKALNQRIDIETDEGTAILFYSDLDCFKDLNVEEALQGLQLFNATNGAYPTLDNKISQEINCRVALEGLRKVIDLENNWFKQKSNKMQRNRQFDVDNTTRDMIMKQLIKLIINSNDAEIIVQGLIALKKDKVSPSRNIYRDFMCDEALSRATDGEFSPAQLVNLIKILSSYKDSKYRKSIDTLWVGILLQEQEINTYTLVALFKVLKYFNQSKNMVKLILERKLSDCWLKLTGTQIAEILDSFHDDVSAMKCLMSASKWASISMNACSEKDLINFIHSLHVKDYIDDRIESTLQGYLKSKASQIDDSKLIATIMNYCKDLQIRNERILSECGEYFMKHAMNISTSSLSSILTPFGLLYVHPPNSTEFWKTFDDVLSVKFHDLKLDDALDILLSCTYLEKYPVKFFDKIFISQLLHKIHLRNHSVFSNRIKNKLKLLDATMFLESKEYPSLHFPLRRVEKPLVLDVRIRRAVNMIYQPLASLVGGEQKLSKNVILNRLPPINFYILDILIHPHMVSTSVFHLNLDQEKNVNTAVFIYLPEYYCRNTRHLIGPQIMKKRQIKKLGFKVMMLDYATIQELWNQSNKLLSYLLKSLHSAENSV; from the exons ATG ATGATACTAGCTGGTCATGTATGgacaaaatttttaatgcgTATGAGCATGCAATCCTCTGCTTGGATCactaaatttattatacgaaGCTATGAGTCCAATTCTGGAAAATATGCTGAACAACAAAGTCTAACACAGACTAGCATTCTTGTAGAAGAGGGATTAGAAATACAGGAAGTGCCTTTAATTGTTAGAAAGatcaaaaatattgaaaccATATGTAACAATAAAGATCAAAATAGCATTTCTATTATTGATAATTGTTACAAGGTTCCTGATATATCTAAGAAGAATGAGCCATTTACATTTAAAGTTAAAAGTAATGCAAGTTCCAAAAGTAACACTAATGTGAAAAACAAAGCATTAAACCAAAGAATAGACATAGAAACAGATGAGGGAACtgcaatattattttattcagaTCTTGACTGTTTCAAAGATTTGAACGTAGAAGAGGCATTGCAAGGATTACAACTGTTCAATGCAACTAATGGTGCCTATCCTACGTTAGACAACAAGATCTCACAAGAAATCAATTGTAGAGTAGCTTTAGAAGGATTAAGAAAAGTTATAGacttagaaaataattggTTTAAACAGAAGTCTAATAAAATGCAAAGAAATAGGCAGTTTGATGTTGATAATACTACTAGAGATATGATAATGAAACAattgattaaattaattattaatagtaATGATGCTGAAATAATAGTTCAGGGGCTGATAGCCCTAAAAAAGGATAAAGTTAGTCCATctagaaatatatatagagattTCATGTGTGATGAAGCTTTAAGTCGAGCAACAGATGGAGAGTTTTCACCTGCACAattagtaaatttaataaagattTTATCATCTTATAAAGATTCTAAGTACCGTAAATCAATAGATACCTTATGGGTTGGTATTTTGCTTCAAGAACAAGAGattaatacatatacattagTAGCATTATTTAAAGTATTAAAGTATTTTaatcaaagtaaaaatatgGTCAAACTTATTTTAGAGAGAAAACTTTCTGACTGTTGGTTAAAATTAACAGGCACACAAATTGCAGAAATACTAGATTCTTTTCATGATGATGTTTCTGCAATGAAATGTTTAATGAGTGCCAGTAAGTGGGCAAGTATAAGCATGAATGCATGTAGTGAAaaagatttaataaattttatacatagTTTACATGTAAAAGATTACATTGATGATAGAATAGAAAGTACTTTACAAGGCTATTTGAAATCTAAAGCATCACAAATTGATGATTCAAAATTAATAGCTACAATTATGAATTATTGTAAGGATTTGCAAATCAGAAATGAAAGAATCCTATCAGAATGTGGggaatattttatgaaacatGCTATGAATATATCAACTTCTTCATTGTCTTCTATTCTTACACCATTTGgattattatatgtacatcCTCCCAATAGTACTGAATTTTGGAAAACTTTTGATGATGTGTTATCAGTAAAATTTCATGATTTGAAATTAGATGATGCTTTAGatattcttctttcttgtacttatttggaaaaatatcctgttaaattttttgataagatatttatttcacAATTACTGCATAAAATTCATTTGAGAAATCATTCTGTATTCTCTAATCGCATAAAAAATAAGTTGAAATTACTAGATGCTACCATGTTTTTAGAGTCTAAGGAATATCCATCTTTACATTTTCCCCTAAGAAGAGTAGAGAAACCTTTAGTTTTAGATGTTCGAATTAGAAGAGCAGTGAACATGATATATCAACCATTGGCATCTTTGGTAGGGGGAGAACAAAAATTGAGTAAAAATGTGATATTGAATAGACTACCACctattaatttctatattctTGATATTCTTATACATCCGCATATGGTATCCACGTCGGTATTTCATTTGAATTTAGATCAggagaaaaatgtaaatactgcagtttttatttatttaccagAGTATTATTGTAGAAATACGCGACATTTAATAGGACcacaaataatgaaaaagagaCAGATTAAGAAATTAGGTTTTAAAGTCATGATGTTAGATTATGCAACAATACAAGAACTCTGGAATCAATCTAATAAATTGTTATCTTATTTGTTGAAAAGTTTACATTCTGCAGAAAATTCTGTATAA
- the LOC126865408 gene encoding GSK-3-binding protein-like yields MPSAEETTYLIEVVPNTTQDFLSRDVDLLVSQIKENLRLSSLKAKSSISQKNRPSPYQIPSRSWADPSSCEMCGMKNTGGHDHRHHLAHHHHHHKRPTTRDDDPYELLQELLREGGLIKEAVKRLQANLVDLDNSEEEEDDEQSSTVYRRKPYFYDSEDEQLPPVYKPLEL; encoded by the coding sequence ATGCCGAGCGCCGAGGAAACAACCTACTTGATCGAGGTAGTGCCCAACACGACGCAGGACTTCCTCTCTCGCGACGTCGATCTTCTTGTCTCTCAAATCAAAGAGAACCTTCGACTATCCAGTTTGAAAGCTAAATCTAGCATCAGTCAGAAAAACCGACCATCACCATATCAAATACCTTCGAGATCTTGGGCAGATCCCAGTAGCTGTGAGATGTGCGGCATGAAGAATACCGGTGGCCACGATCATCGTCATCACTTAGCTCATCATCATCACCATCACAAAAGGCCGACAACGAGAGATGACGACCCGTATGAGCTTTTACAAGAATTGCTCAGAGAAGGTGGTTTGATAAAAGAGGCTGTGAAGAGACTTCAAGCGAATCTCGTCGATCTGGATAATTCCGAGGAGGAGGAAGATGATGAACAATCGTCGACGGTTTATCGAAGAAAACCGTACTTCTACGATTCGGAGGACGAACAGTTACCACCGGTGTACAAACCACTTGAGCTGTGA
- the LOC126865396 gene encoding xaa-Pro dipeptidase isoform X3 has product MADTAHLNGLESCFQRGNLTLKVPMSLFENNRKRLVERINSNTKVPTTGTFIILEGGVEIPFNDTDICWPFRQESFFQWCFAVEEPGCYGALDLATGTSILFMPRLPPEYAIWEGKLHSLDDFKKRYAVDETYYTDEIAKVLKSKQANLLLTLNGQNSDSGLQAKEATFDGISQFKVDNKILYPEICECRVIKSPQEIKVLEYVIKVSSDAHKSIMQMVKPGFAEFQAEAAFMHYVYSIGGCRHVSYTCICGSGHNASILHYGHAGAPNNKVINNGDMCLFDMGGNYCGYAADITCSFPVNGKFTEDQKMIYNAVLAARDAVMDAAKPNVLWTDMHLLANKTMLISLKTGGLLVGDVDEMMKAGLHEVFQPHGLGHLMGLDVHDVGGYLPGHPERSSAPGLRKLRTSRVLLAGMVLTIEPGCYFIDCLLDAALKNPNQSKFIVAEELKRFRGWGGVRIEDDVLITETGVRNLTDVPRTVEEIEEWMAARKE; this is encoded by the exons ATGGCGGACACTGCGCATTT GAATGGATTAGAATCATGCTTTCAAAGGGGAAATCTTACTTTAAAAGTACCTATGTCCCTTTTTGAAAACAATCGGAAAAGATTAGTCGAACGCATTAACTCAAATACAAAAGTACCAACTACAGGCACTTTTATTATTCTCGAAGGAGGAGTTGAGATTCCGTTTAATGATACTGATATATGCTGGCCATTCAGACAG GAGTCATTTTTTCAATGGTGTTTCGCTGTTGAAGAGCCAGGATGTTATGGTGCCCTTGATTTAGCAACAGGAACGTCCATTTTATTTATGCCACGATTACCGCCTGAATATGCAATTTGGGAAGGAAAATTACATAGTTTGGATGATTTTAAAAAACGATATGCAGTAGACGAAACTTATTATACCGATGAGATAGCTAAAGTTTTGAAATCAAAACAAGCAAATCTTCTTCTCACTTTA AATGGTCAAAATAGTGATAGTGGCTTGCAAGCAAAAGAGGCAACTTTTGATGGCATTAGTCA GTTCAAAGTtgacaataaaattttatatcctGAAATATGTGAATG TCGAGTCATAAAATCTCCACAAGAAATTAAGGTACTGGAATATGTGATTAAAGTTAGCTCAGATGCTCACAAATCTATTATGCAAATGGTGAAACCAGGATTTGCAGAATTTCAAGCAGAAGCAGCTTTTATGCATTATGTATACTCCATAGGAGGTTGTAGGCATGTGTCTTATACTTGTATTTGTGGATCTGGACATAATGCATCTATATTACATTATGGACATGCTGGTGCTCCcaataataaagttataaataaTGGTGATATGTG CCTTTTTGACATGGGTGGAAACTACTGTGGATATGCAGCTGATATTACATGTAGTTTTCCagttaatggaaaatttaCAGAAGACCAAAAAATGATCTATAATGCAGTGTTGGCTGCTCGTGATGCAGTGATGGATGCTGCAAAGCCTAATGTTCTTTGGACAGATATGCATCTTTTAGCAAATAAAACtatgttaatttcattaaaaaccGGTGGTTTATTAGTAGGCGATGTTGATGAAATGATGAAAGCAGGATTGCACGAAGTTTTTCAGCCTCATGGGCTTGGACACCTTATGGGATTAGATGTTCATGATGTTGGTGGATATCTTCCAGGACATCCTGAACGTTCATCAGCTCCAGGCTTAAGAAAATTGAGAACCAGTCGTGTTTTACTAGCTGGTATGGTTTTGACAATCGAGCCAGGTTGCTATTTTATTGATTGC TTATTAGATGCAGCACTGAAAAATCCAAATCAATCAAAATTCATCGTTGCTGAAGAATTGAAAAGATTCCGTGGTTGGGGTGGAGTTAGAATCGAAGATGATGTTCTTATAACGGAAACAGGCGTAAGAAATTTAACGGATGTGCCACGCAC CGTGGAAGAAATAGAAGAATGGATGGCCGCTAGAAAAGAATGA